Proteins from a single region of Nerophis ophidion isolate RoL-2023_Sa linkage group LG10, RoL_Noph_v1.0, whole genome shotgun sequence:
- the LOC133560654 gene encoding leukotriene B4 receptor 1-like — translation MLGKGARTPSSSRIFRFSYWAQTGDDRRSHALHRRLMAPANGSTALTQRNETIVDSTSATTMGALILSLVFLVGFPGNLFVIWSILARARKQTITTLLILNLAIADGSLMALTPFFIAYLIMKTWVFGKVMCKVLFYLCLANMYASIHIITIMSLYRLLAIVRPQRVAALAGHRVVTWTLAVMWTLVAAASIPALIFRNVRSNDGRAICDSFHDEESHTVIQYMLELVLGFLVPYSIVVVSYICILRRIQRIKFRRHIRSEKLILAIVVTFCLFWLPYHVVNMVQVTWALCPEGEVTTMLGKIWHRGRAVTSSVAFISSCANPVLYFFAGKSYIRREGMAFMARLFEATGLDSATRKSRQNSQNSRDKDKESDGVMLKEKGQDSNSGSNVKAPKLQT, via the exons ATGTTAGGAAAAGGCGCAAGAACGCCTTCATCCTCAAGGATTTTTCGGTTCTCCTACTGGGCACAAACAG GTGACGACCGGCGCTCCCACGCCCTCCACCGCCGCCTGATGGCGCCCGCCAACGGCTCAACGGCGCTCACGCAGAGGAACGAGACCATCGTGGACAGCACGTCCGCGACCACCATGGGCGCACTAATCCTTAGCCTCGTCTTTCTCGTGGGCTTCCCCGGCAACCTCTTTGTCATCTGGAGCATCCTGGCCCGCGCCCGGAAGCAGACCATTACCACCCTCCTCATCCTCAACCTGGCCATTGCTGACGGCTCGTTAATGGCACTGACTCCGTTCTTCATCGCCTACTTGATAATGAAGACGTGGGTGTTCGGGAAGGTGATGTGCAAGGTGCTCTTCTACCTGTGCCTGGCCAACATGTACGCCTCCATCCACATCATCACCATCATGAGCCTCTACAGACTGCTGGCGATAGTGCGGCCGCAGCGTGTCGCCGCCTTGGCCGGGCACAGGGTGGTAACGTGGACGCTGGCAGTCATGTGGACACTGGTGGCCGCCGCCTCCATCCCTGCTCTCATCTTTCGCAATGTGAGGTCGAATGACGGCCGCGCCATCTGCGACTCGTTTCATGACGAGGAGAGTCAC ACGGTCATCCAGTACATGCTGGAGCTGGTCCTGGGCTTCCTGGTTCCTTACAGCATCGTAGTGGTCAGCTACATCTGCATTTTGCGTCGCATCCAAAGGATCAAATTCCGCCGGCACATTCGCAGCGAGAAGCTCATCCTGGCCATCGTGGTGACCTTCTGCCTCTTCTGGCTGCCCTACCACGTTGTCAACATGGTGCAG GTTACATGGGCGCTATGTCCCGAGGGGGAGGTCACAACAAT GTTGGGTAAAATCTGGCATCGGGGTAGAGCCGTCACCTCCTCAGTGGCTTTTATCAGCAGCTGCGCCAACCCGGTGCTGTACTTCTTCGCCGGCAAGTCGTACATCCGCCGAGAGGGTATGGCTTTCATGGCCCGCCTGTTCGAGGCGACCGGTCTGGACTCAGCCACCAGGAAGAGCCGTCAGAACAGCCAAAACAGTCGGGATAAAGACAAAGAATCGGATGGCGTCATGCTCAAGGAAAAAGGTCAGGACTCTAACTCGGGCTCTAATGTCAAAGCCCCGAAGCTGCAGACGTGA
- the LOC133560656 gene encoding vascular cell adhesion protein 1-like, with protein MMRKIILLLGLTSGCVCGFEVNVTQASYSAKENDNITLRWTFTSHRNMLLSSLWIHCEIFAQGKAPVHLFRLQEGVEVPAVYKGPFTERLQSDMGALNRGKIILRLFRLRLEDSGLYRCQVTTREGRKSAECQVIVTASNVVNEGVNGTLASPPPQDSDDHNILRALLLTAIAAAVVAALAAGYLLSLIL; from the exons ATGATGCGCAAGATCATTCTGCTCCTTGGACTCACCTCCGGCTGTGTCT GTGGATTTGAGGTTAACGTGACCCAGGCGTCCTACTCCGCCAAAGAAAACGACAACATCACTCTGCGTTGGACGTTCACCAGCCATCGCAACATGCTCCTCAGCTCATTGTGGATCCATTGCGAGATCTTTGCCCAGGGCAAGGCACCAGTCCACCTATTTCGTCTGCAAGAAGGTGTGGAGGTGCCCGCGGTCTACAAGGGACCTTTTACAGAGCGCTTACAGAGCGACATGGGTGCTTTGAATCGGGGAAAAATCATCTTACGACTGTTTAGACTCCGACTGGAAGACTCTGGCTTGTACAGGTGTCAAGTCACAACCAGAGAGGGCAGAAAGTCTGCAGAATGTCAAGTCATCGTCACAG CTAGCAATGTGGTGAACGAGGGGGTTAACGGGACATTAGCGAGTCCCCCACCGCAAGACTCAGACGACCACAACATTTTAAGGGCACTTCTTCTCACCGCGATAGCAGCAGCGGTGGTGGCAGCACTTGCAGCAGGCTACTTGCTCTCACTCATCCTTTGA